The genomic stretch CGGATCAGTACGTGGGAGTTGACACGTTGCGCCCTTACAAGAAAGACTGGGAGTTCTACGTGGCGGATTCCAGCTACACAAAGTTATTCATGAAGATTCCCAAGAGTGACCGGGATACGAGGGTGAAAGTAAAGAAGTTGAATGACCGGGAAGGCTACGTGTACAAAACCGAAATCTTTAAAACGTATGTGGCCCCGAACCGGGAGAAACAATTGAAAAAGGAATACGAGCAGAGGAGACAGATGGAGCTTGAGAGGAAATCTGCAAAAAAGAAATAAGATCATATTCTGAATGAGAAAGATTGCGGCTAATTATATTTTGTTACCCGGATTTGAATTCGTGAAGAATGGATATGTTGTTTTGAAGGACGGGAAGGTGATGGACGTGGTGAATACCGGAGGCGAGATCCGGGAAATTCCTTGTCTCGAATTCTATGGAGGAATGATTGTTGATGATTGTGTTCGACAGTGTATCAAGTGGGTTCCCGGTGATCCGATTTGTGAGAAAATTCTTCAATTATACCGGGAAAATGGAGCGTGTGGGAATGGCCTTGCCCTTATTCAAGGGGGTGATTTTACCCGTTTTATCTGGATGCCGGAATCCCGGATTGTATATTTGCGCTAAGTTAAATACCAAAATAAATGAAGGATGAATAAAATCGTATTGACTATTACTTTTTTACTTGTTGCTTTTTTCGTTCAGGCGGGACCTCTTTGGATGCGTTATCCGAAAATTTCACCCGATGGAAAGCAAATTGCATTTAGTTATAAGGGGGATATTTATGTTGTCCCCGCAGAAGGTGGCGAGGCTCGCCAGTTGACCACACATCCGGCGTATGAATCGTATCCCGTGTGGTCTCCGGATGGGAAACAGATTGCGTTCACGAGTGATCGGAATGGTAATTTCGATATTTTCGTGATGTCGGCCCGGGGAGGTGATGCCCGGCAAGTGACGACGAATTCAGCAAGGGAGATACCCTACACGTTTACCCCGGATGGAAAAGAAATTATTTACGGGGCGCAAATGAGTGATCCCGCACAGAGTGCTTTATTTCCGGCAGGTTCCATGACCGAATTGTATGCCATATCGGTGGATGGGGGACGTCCCCGGCAGATATTGGCAACCCCGGCAGAAGAGATTTGTTTCTTCAAATCGGGTGATGCATTCTTGTACCAGGATAAAAAAGGCGGGGAGAATGAATGGCGTAAACATCATACCTCGTCTATCACACGTGATATTTATCGCTATGATATGAAAAGCGGGAAACATACCCGTCTGATTGACCGGGCAGGGGAAGATCGTTCTCCCGTGTTGTCTCCGGATGAACAAAAGGTATATTTCCTAAGTGAGCGGGAGGGGGCATTTAACGTGTACTCGTTCCCGGTGGCCGATCCTTCTGCTGTGAAGGCAGAGACCTCTTTCAAGACTCACCCGGTGCGTTTCTTGAGTATTGCGGGTAATGGGCGTTTGTGTTTTGGTTATGACGGTGAAATATACGTGAAAGAGGCATCCGGAAGTCCCAAGAAAGTGAAAGTGGATATTATTGGTGACAATGCGAAAGATAATATTGCCTCGTTGCGTTTTACTTCCGGGGCAACTAGTGCGACTGTTTCGCCGGACGGGAAACAGGTGGCCATGATTATCCGGGGAGATGTATTCGTGACTTCCACCGATTACACGACGACCAAACAAATTACCACGACCCCGGAAGGTGAGAAGTGGTTGAGTTTTGCTCCTGATAACCGGACGATTGCTTACGCCAGCGAACGGGGAGGAAATTGGAATATCTACACGGCAAAGATTGCCCGTGAGGAAGAGGTGAATTTCCCGAATGCAACTTTAATCGAAGAGGAGGCCGTTCTTCCGGTTTCAACCAAAGAGCGGTTTGCCCCACAATTCTCTCCGGATGGGAAGGAATTGGCCTTTATCGAGGACCGTACGAAATTGATGGTTGTTGATTTGAAGACGAAGAAGGTACGGCAGGTGGCAGACGATAAATATCAATACCGTACGGGTGATGGTTTCACGTATACATGGTCTCCCGACGGGAAATGGTTCGCGATGGAAATTATCGGGAATCGTCATGATCCGTATAGTGATATTGCCATCGTGAGTGCCGATGGGAAAGGGGAAGTTGTAAACCTGACCAATAGCGGTTATTTTGATAGTAATCCCCGGTGGGTGTTGGATGGAAATGCCATCTTGTTTTCCAGTGAACGTTACGGGATGCGTAACCATGCTTCGTGGGGTTCTTTGCAGGATGTAATGATCGTGTTCATGAATCAGGATGCTTACGATAAATTCCGGTTGAACAAGGAAGATTACGAGTTGCTGAAAGAGGAGGAGAAACGTATTGCCTCTTTGAAGAATAAAGAACAGAAAGAGGATCAGAAAGATAAAAAGGGCGAGACGAAACTCGCCGTGAAAGAGAAAAAGAATATCGAGGTCGAGTTGAAAGGTATTGAGGATCGGGTGATGCGGTTAACGCCGAATTCTTCACAATTGGGAGATGCGATATTAAGTAAGAGTGGTGATAAGCTTTATTATATGGCATCTTTCGAGGGAGGTATGGATTTGTGGGTGAGCGATCTGCGTTCACGGAGTACCAAGGTGATGCATAAGTTGAACAGCGGTTGGGCGTCTTTGGAGATGGATAAGGATGGGAAAGATTTGTTCCTGTTGGGAGGACGTTCCATGCAGAAGATCAGTTTGGGTTCGGAGAGAAGAAGTCCGATCACGTATTCCGCTGAAATGAAACTAGATCAGGCTGCCGAGCGGGCATATATGTTTGACAGGGTGCGTCGTCAGGAGGCCAAACGTTTCTACGAGAAGAATATGCATGGAGTGGATTGGGCAAAAATGACCAAGGCTTACGAGAAGTTTTTACCTTATATTAATAATAACTATGATTTCTCCGAGTTGTTGAGCGAATTGTTGGGTGAATTGAACGTGTCACACACCGGATCGGGTTACCGCCCCGGGTCAAGAGGTGAGGCGACTGCCGAGCTGGGACTCTTGTTGAACGTGAATTATTCAAAGGATGGGTTGCTAGTTGACGAGGTGTTGGAGAAAGGACCTTTTGATAATGTCCGTTCGAAGTTGAAAGCCGGAATGGTAATCGAGAAAATTGACGGGCAAGCGGTGAAAGCTGGGGAAGATTACTATCCTCTGCTGAGAGGCAAGTCTGGTAAACGTGTGTTGTCCTCTATTTATGACCCCTCTACCAAGGAACGTTGGGATGAGGTGATTGAGCCGATTTCAAAGGGTACGATGAACGAGTTACTTTACCGGCGATGGGTAAAACAAAGAGCTGCCGATGTGGATCGTTTGTCGGGAGGACGTTTGGGTTACGTGCATATTTCCAGTATGGACGATCCGAGTTTCCGTTCCGTGTATGCCGATATTCTGGGTAAATATAATGATCGGGAAGGAATTGTTATCGACACTCGTTTCAATGGTGGTGGCCGTTTGCACGAGGATATTGAGATCCTGTTCAGTGGTAAGAAATATTTCACGCAAGTCGTTCGGGGACGGGAGGCTTGCGATATGCCAAGCCGTAGGTGGAATAAGCCTTCGATCATGGTGACCTGTGAGGCGAACTACTCGAATGCCCACGGTACGCCTTGGGTTTACCAACATCAGGGAATCGGTAAAGTTGTCGGAATGCCTGTGCCGGGAACCATGACGAGCGTGTCTTGGGAGACTTTGCAGGACCCGACGTTGTATTTCGGGATTCCGATCGTGGGTTACCGTTTACCGGACGGTAGCTATCTGGAGAACAAACAACTGGAACCGGACGTGAAGATTGCCAACTCTCCGGAGAAGATTATCAAAGGGGAGGACGAGCAGTTGGAGACTGCGGTGAAGGAATTATTAAAGGAGATTGATTCAAAGAAATAAAAGAGAGAAACGGCAGGCCAAAGGGATGAAGGCCTGCCGTTTCAGTTTACATGAGGGGTTGGAGTTTCCCGTCTTGCATGATTAATAATATCTTGTCTTTATTTAGTCTGGAACGTACACCCCTGTCAAAATCTCTCAAGTTTCTCAAGTATTGGCTTGTTTGGGATGGAAGGAGTACTTTTTTATTCTCGGGTAGGTATAGAGTCAGCGTCACTCTTTGAGCCCTCCATTGTCCCGCGAGTTTGATATAATTGTCAAATCGAAGCGTGTCGTTTTTGTAATTCCAGTTAAAATCCATGTTATCATATACCGGTTTTTCTTCTTGGGTGTAAAATTGTACACGTAATGTCGGGGTCGATCCCTCGGCCGAATATATCCTGATGTCCGGGGCAATCATGTTGTTGGAGGCTAATTGGAACACGTTGTGGTCGATGTAAAGATTTTCAGGTATCTTGTAGCGTTCATTTACAAGTAGAACGAGCGTGTCCTGTTGACTCAGTTCGAGCGATTCTCCATAGCGGGTGCCATCAATCG from Butyricimonas virosa encodes the following:
- a CDS encoding S41 family peptidase is translated as MNKIVLTITFLLVAFFVQAGPLWMRYPKISPDGKQIAFSYKGDIYVVPAEGGEARQLTTHPAYESYPVWSPDGKQIAFTSDRNGNFDIFVMSARGGDARQVTTNSAREIPYTFTPDGKEIIYGAQMSDPAQSALFPAGSMTELYAISVDGGRPRQILATPAEEICFFKSGDAFLYQDKKGGENEWRKHHTSSITRDIYRYDMKSGKHTRLIDRAGEDRSPVLSPDEQKVYFLSEREGAFNVYSFPVADPSAVKAETSFKTHPVRFLSIAGNGRLCFGYDGEIYVKEASGSPKKVKVDIIGDNAKDNIASLRFTSGATSATVSPDGKQVAMIIRGDVFVTSTDYTTTKQITTTPEGEKWLSFAPDNRTIAYASERGGNWNIYTAKIAREEEVNFPNATLIEEEAVLPVSTKERFAPQFSPDGKELAFIEDRTKLMVVDLKTKKVRQVADDKYQYRTGDGFTYTWSPDGKWFAMEIIGNRHDPYSDIAIVSADGKGEVVNLTNSGYFDSNPRWVLDGNAILFSSERYGMRNHASWGSLQDVMIVFMNQDAYDKFRLNKEDYELLKEEEKRIASLKNKEQKEDQKDKKGETKLAVKEKKNIEVELKGIEDRVMRLTPNSSQLGDAILSKSGDKLYYMASFEGGMDLWVSDLRSRSTKVMHKLNSGWASLEMDKDGKDLFLLGGRSMQKISLGSERRSPITYSAEMKLDQAAERAYMFDRVRRQEAKRFYEKNMHGVDWAKMTKAYEKFLPYINNNYDFSELLSELLGELNVSHTGSGYRPGSRGEATAELGLLLNVNYSKDGLLVDEVLEKGPFDNVRSKLKAGMVIEKIDGQAVKAGEDYYPLLRGKSGKRVLSSIYDPSTKERWDEVIEPISKGTMNELLYRRWVKQRAADVDRLSGGRLGYVHISSMDDPSFRSVYADILGKYNDREGIVIDTRFNGGGRLHEDIEILFSGKKYFTQVVRGREACDMPSRRWNKPSIMVTCEANYSNAHGTPWVYQHQGIGKVVGMPVPGTMTSVSWETLQDPTLYFGIPIVGYRLPDGSYLENKQLEPDVKIANSPEKIIKGEDEQLETAVKELLKEIDSKK